A window of Paenibacillus phoenicis genomic DNA:
CGCAAACGTGTCGTCCAGCAATTGACCTGTTGGTTGACTCATATCGTCTCCCCGCCTTTCGTATACGCCATAATCGACTCCACGTCCTTATCCCCGCGGCCGGACAAGCAAATGACGATGATTTCGTCCCGGCTCATTGCCGGAGCCATTTTCACAACTTGGGCCACCGCATGCGCCGACTCCAGCGCCGGAATGATCCCTTCGGTCCGGCTTAGCAGCTGAAGGGCATCCAGAGCCTCACGGTCCGTGATTGGATAATACTTCGCACGTTCGATATCCTTCAGATACGAATGCTCTGGGCCAATGCCCGGATAATCGAGACCGGCCGAGATCGAGTGGGCTGGCAGAACTTGGCCGTAAGCGTCCTGAAGCAGATAACTCATCGAGCCCTGGAAGACGCCTTTGGTGCCTTTGGTCATCGTGGCAGCATGGAACTCGGTGTCAATGCCTTTGCCTGCGGCTTCTACACCGACCAGACGAACCTCCTGATCCTCGATAAACGGATAAAACATCCCGATCGCATTGCTGCCGCCGCCGACCGCAGCGACAAGCATATCCGGCAACCGGCCTTCCGCCTCTAAAATCTGCTTCCGCGTTTCATCGCCGATAATCCGCTGGAAGTTCCGAACCATCATCGGATAAGGATGCGGCCCGGTGGCCGATCCGAGAATATAGAAAGTATCATGCACATTGCTCACCCAATAGCGCAGCGCTTCGTTGCAAGCATCCTTTAACGTGCGTGTACCGGACATAACCGGAACAACTTCAGCACCCAGCAGCTTCATCCGAAACACGTTAAGCTGCTGCCGCTTCGTGTCCTCTTCACCCATGAATACCTTGCATTCAAGACCTAGCAAGGCCGCTACCGTAGCCGTAGCCACGCCGTGTTGGCCTGCGCCGGTTTCGGCGATCACTTTCTGCTTGCCCATCCGCTTCGCCAGAATCCCCTGCCCGATCGCGTTGTTGATTTTATGGGCGCCAGTATGGTTTAAATCCTCGCGCTTCAGATAAATTTTCGCCCCGCCCAGGTGCTCCGTCAGGCGTTCCGCGTAATAAAGCGGCGTCTCCCGTCCGGAATACTGCTTCAGCAGATAAGCGATCTCCGCTTGAAACTCGGGATCATCTTTAAATTTCAAATAGGACTCTTCCAGTTCGATCAAAGCGTTCATCAGCGTCTCCGGCACGTAGCGGCCGCCAAAAGGACCAAACCGTCCATGCTCATCCGGTACCTGCTTCATCATCCCTTCACCCTCTCTACGAATGCAGTTATTTTCGCGATATCCTTCACGCCGTCGGTTTCCACGCCGCTTGAGACGTCTACGCCATCCGGCTGCAGCGTCTCAATTAACGTCCTAACGTTGCCGGGATGCAAGCCGCCGGCCGCAAAGAACGGGATTCCTCGCTCCTTGGCCCATTGACGAAAAGGCTCTGCAGCAGCCCAATCAAATGCAACGCCAGAGCCCCCGCCGTACTTCGGATCGTACGTGTCGAGCAACAGCCCGTCCAGCACGCCGTCATACTCCGCCAAGGTCGCGCCGACATGGACCGATCCGTCCGTTTTGACCGAGAATGCCTTGAAAAGCTTGACGCCATAAGCGTCCTTCACCTT
This region includes:
- the trpB gene encoding tryptophan synthase subunit beta, producing MKQVPDEHGRFGPFGGRYVPETLMNALIELEESYLKFKDDPEFQAEIAYLLKQYSGRETPLYYAERLTEHLGGAKIYLKREDLNHTGAHKINNAIGQGILAKRMGKQKVIAETGAGQHGVATATVAALLGLECKVFMGEEDTKRQQLNVFRMKLLGAEVVPVMSGTRTLKDACNEALRYWVSNVHDTFYILGSATGPHPYPMMVRNFQRIIGDETRKQILEAEGRLPDMLVAAVGGGSNAIGMFYPFIEDQEVRLVGVEAAGKGIDTEFHAATMTKGTKGVFQGSMSYLLQDAYGQVLPAHSISAGLDYPGIGPEHSYLKDIERAKYYPITDREALDALQLLSRTEGIIPALESAHAVAQVVKMAPAMSRDEIIVICLSGRGDKDVESIMAYTKGGETI
- a CDS encoding phosphoribosylanthranilate isomerase — its product is MGEVAVKICGLQSVEVLKSMVNLPVDYVGFVFARSKRQISGSRAAELLPVLQTWSTGAVPQSVGVFVNPTLEELDEVLRQAPLDILQLHGTESPDFCRKVKDAYGVKLFKAFSVKTDGSVHVGATLAEYDGVLDGLLLDTYDPKYGGGSGVAFDWAAAEPFRQWAKERGIPFFAAGGLHPGNVRTLIETLQPDGVDVSSGVETDGVKDIAKITAFVERVKG